A window of the Coprobacter fastidiosus genome harbors these coding sequences:
- a CDS encoding family 43 glycosylhydrolase — MKVLHTIGALCFIGCMMSCQSVKNKITEKSGIDSLASNPFITHMYTADPSAHVWEDGRLYIYASHDIDPPRGCDLMDRYHVFSTDDMVHWTDHGEILNSSQVAWGRKEGGFMWAPDCAYKNGTYYFYFPHPSETAWNDSWKIGVATSRYPDRDFKVQGYIKGMDSLIDPCVFIDDDGQAYIYHGGGGICKGGKLKDNMMELDGEMLRMEGLVDFHEAPWVHKYNGKYYLSYSDNHDENMNDGVKGDNRMRYAISDSPLGPWKHQGIYMEPTDSYTNHGSIVEYKGEWFAFYHNSALSNHDWLRSICVDRLYYNEDGTIQMVKQRK; from the coding sequence ATGAAAGTTTTACACACTATTGGAGCTTTATGCTTTATTGGTTGCATGATGTCGTGCCAGTCGGTCAAGAATAAGATTACAGAAAAAAGTGGTATAGACAGCTTGGCATCCAACCCTTTTATTACGCATATGTATACAGCAGACCCTTCGGCGCATGTATGGGAGGATGGAAGACTTTATATCTATGCATCCCACGATATCGATCCTCCACGGGGATGTGATCTGATGGACCGTTATCATGTCTTTTCTACCGATGATATGGTACATTGGACAGATCATGGAGAGATACTGAATTCATCTCAGGTTGCTTGGGGGCGTAAAGAAGGAGGTTTCATGTGGGCTCCCGATTGTGCCTATAAAAATGGAACTTATTATTTTTATTTCCCGCATCCGAGTGAAACGGCTTGGAATGATTCCTGGAAAATCGGAGTGGCAACCAGTCGGTATCCTGACCGAGATTTTAAAGTTCAAGGATATATAAAAGGTATGGATTCATTGATCGATCCGTGCGTATTTATTGACGATGATGGACAGGCCTATATATACCATGGAGGAGGTGGTATATGTAAAGGCGGAAAGCTTAAAGATAACATGATGGAACTGGATGGTGAAATGCTCCGAATGGAAGGATTGGTAGATTTTCATGAAGCACCATGGGTACATAAATATAACGGAAAGTATTATCTGTCATACTCGGATAATCACGATGAAAATATGAATGATGGAGTCAAAGGTGATAACCGAATGCGTTATGCTATCAGTGATAGCCCGTTGGGACCATGGAAACATCAAGGTATCTATATGGAACCTACCGACAGTTATACAAATCATGGCTCTATTGTAGAATATAAAGGCGAATGGTTTGCTTTCTATCATAATAGTGCATTGTCTAATCATGATTGGTTGAGATCCATTTGTGTAGACCGATTGTATTATAATGAAGATGGAACTATTCAGATGGTAAAGCAAAGAAAATAA
- a CDS encoding glycine cleavage system protein H, with protein MKKFMIIACLVLIACFVWGINLRNDSGKQVGIDTGTEEVEDASEPESIGINKNSESAVRYNPGRQNRSVRNYPEGRRYTTNHVWVQPEGDYCWVGITDYLQERLGDIVYVSVDGIDEYFDKNTVFATIESISEVCDLYMPLSGTILGVNNILEDSPGMLNSNAHEYPIIMLKPDDSLEFEELLPANEYSIYIDNW; from the coding sequence ATGAAAAAGTTTATGATTATTGCCTGTTTGGTGTTGATTGCTTGTTTCGTTTGGGGTATTAATTTGAGGAATGATTCGGGAAAACAGGTCGGGATCGATACCGGTACAGAAGAGGTTGAAGATGCTTCCGAACCGGAGAGTATCGGAATAAATAAAAATTCCGAGTCAGCGGTGCGGTATAATCCGGGACGGCAAAACCGCTCGGTCAGGAATTATCCGGAGGGGCGCAGATATACAACAAACCATGTTTGGGTACAACCCGAAGGCGATTATTGTTGGGTCGGGATAACCGATTATCTTCAAGAACGTTTGGGAGATATCGTATATGTCTCTGTCGATGGAATCGATGAATATTTTGATAAGAACACTGTATTTGCCACTATAGAATCGATTAGCGAGGTTTGTGATTTGTATATGCCTCTTTCGGGCACGATCTTAGGCGTGAATAATATTTTGGAAGACTCTCCGGGTATGTTGAATTCCAATGCCCACGAATATCCGATTATTATGCTGAAACCGGATGATAGTCTGGAATTCGAAGAATTATTGCCAGCCAACGAATATTCTATTTATATTGACAATTGGTAA